One Ovis aries strain OAR_USU_Benz2616 breed Rambouillet chromosome 4, ARS-UI_Ramb_v3.0, whole genome shotgun sequence DNA window includes the following coding sequences:
- the PAX4 gene encoding paired box protein Pax-4 isoform X3, whose protein sequence is MPQDGISSVNQLGGLFVNGRPLPLDTRQQIVRLAVSGMRPCDISRSLKVSNGCVSKILGRYYRTGVLEPKGIGGSKPRLATPPVVARIAQLKGECPALFAWEIQRQLCAEGLCTQDKTPSVSSINRVLRALQEDQRPPWIHLRLPAGLGPIPRTPPSDSEAPRGPHPGPGHRNRTIFSPGQAEALEKEFQRGQYPDSVARGKLAAATCLPEDTVRIWFSNRRAKWRRQEKLKWEMQFPGGSRGLTVPRASPGIFSAQQSTAVLPTLESMGPSSYPLCWGTASEGCLSDTPPQACLQSCWGYLPPTAELPGLRPALPSLPFLPLPPSPVLVPIRPCTGLAPHCEVWDEEGGSVWKGDVVGRI, encoded by the exons ATGCCGCAGGATG gGATCAGTAGTGTGAACCAGCTAGGGGGGCTCTTTGTGAATGGTCGGCCCCTGCCTCTGGATACCCGGCAACAGATTGTGCGGCTAGCTGTCAGTGGGATGCGGCCCTGTGACATCTCCCGGAGCCTCAAG GTATCTAATGGCTGTGTGAGCAAGATCCTAGGCCGCTACTACCGCACAGGTGTCTTGGAGCCCAAGGGGATTGGGGGAAGCAAGCCACGCTTGGCCACGCCGCCAGTGGTGGCGCGAATCGCCCAGCTCAAGGGGGAGTGCCCGGCCCTCTTTGCCTGGGAGATCCAACGCCAGCTCTGTGCAGAGGGGCTTTGCACCCAGGACAAGACTCCCAGT GTCTCCTCCATCAACCGAGTCCTGCGGGCATTGCAGGAGGACCAGAGACCGCCCTGGATACATCTCAGGTTGCCAG CCGGTTTGGGTCCAATTCCTCGAACTCCGCCTAGTGACTCTGAGGCTCCCCGGGGTCCCCACCCAGGACCTGGCCACCGGAATCGGACGATCTTTTCCCCAGGCCAAGCTGAGGCGCTGGAGAAAG AATTCCAGCGTGGGCAGTACCCTGATTCAGTGGCCCGTGGGAAACTGGCTGCAGCCACCTGTCTGCCTGAGGACACGGTGAGG ATCTGGTTTTCCAACCGAAGGGCCAAATGGCGCCGACAAGAGAAGCTCAAATGGGAGATGCAGTTTCCAG GTGGTTCCCGGGGTCTGACTGTACCACGTGCCTCCCCAGGAATCTTCTCTGCACAG CAGTCCACGGCAGTCCTACCTACCCTGGAATCCATGGGTCCCTCCAGCTATCCACTGTGCTGGGGGACAGCATCTGAGGGGTGTCTGAGTGACACCCCACCTCAAGCCTGTCTCCAGTCCTGCTGGG GCTACCTGCCCCCCACAGCTGAGCTCCCTGGACTCCGTCCTGCTTTGCCATCCTtgcccttccttcctctgcccccaTCGCCAGTCTTGGTGCCCATCAGGCCTTGCACTGGCCTGGCTCCCCACTGTGAGGTCtgggatgaggaaggaggctcagtGTGGAAAGGAGATGTGGTGGGGAGGATATAA
- the PAX4 gene encoding paired box protein Pax-4 isoform X2, which yields MVGRQAGGVTLSQEGRPGHRWTGERGAAGLDASFSLPGISSVNQLGGLFVNGRPLPLDTRQQIVRLAVSGMRPCDISRSLKVSNGCVSKILGRYYRTGVLEPKGIGGSKPRLATPPVVARIAQLKGECPALFAWEIQRQLCAEGLCTQDKTPSVSSINRVLRALQEDQRPPWIHLRLPAGLGPIPRTPPSDSEAPRGPHPGPGHRNRTIFSPGQAEALEKEFQRGQYPDSVARGKLAAATCLPEDTVRIWFSNRRAKWRRQEKLKWEMQFPGGSRGLTVPRASPGIFSAQSTAVLPTLESMGPSSYPLCWGTASEGCLSDTPPQACLQSCWGYLPPTAELPGLRPALPSLPFLPLPPSPVLVPIRPCTGLAPHCEVWDEEGGSVWKGDVVGRI from the exons ATGGTGGGAAGGCAGGCTGGAGGGGTAACCCTCTCCCAGGAGGGTCGTCCTGGCCACAGGTGGACTGGAGAGAGGGGAGCTGCTGGGTTGGatgcctctttctccctcccaggGATCAGTAGTGTGAACCAGCTAGGGGGGCTCTTTGTGAATGGTCGGCCCCTGCCTCTGGATACCCGGCAACAGATTGTGCGGCTAGCTGTCAGTGGGATGCGGCCCTGTGACATCTCCCGGAGCCTCAAG GTATCTAATGGCTGTGTGAGCAAGATCCTAGGCCGCTACTACCGCACAGGTGTCTTGGAGCCCAAGGGGATTGGGGGAAGCAAGCCACGCTTGGCCACGCCGCCAGTGGTGGCGCGAATCGCCCAGCTCAAGGGGGAGTGCCCGGCCCTCTTTGCCTGGGAGATCCAACGCCAGCTCTGTGCAGAGGGGCTTTGCACCCAGGACAAGACTCCCAGT GTCTCCTCCATCAACCGAGTCCTGCGGGCATTGCAGGAGGACCAGAGACCGCCCTGGATACATCTCAGGTTGCCAG CCGGTTTGGGTCCAATTCCTCGAACTCCGCCTAGTGACTCTGAGGCTCCCCGGGGTCCCCACCCAGGACCTGGCCACCGGAATCGGACGATCTTTTCCCCAGGCCAAGCTGAGGCGCTGGAGAAAG AATTCCAGCGTGGGCAGTACCCTGATTCAGTGGCCCGTGGGAAACTGGCTGCAGCCACCTGTCTGCCTGAGGACACGGTGAGG ATCTGGTTTTCCAACCGAAGGGCCAAATGGCGCCGACAAGAGAAGCTCAAATGGGAGATGCAGTTTCCAG GTGGTTCCCGGGGTCTGACTGTACCACGTGCCTCCCCAGGAATCTTCTCTGCACAG TCCACGGCAGTCCTACCTACCCTGGAATCCATGGGTCCCTCCAGCTATCCACTGTGCTGGGGGACAGCATCTGAGGGGTGTCTGAGTGACACCCCACCTCAAGCCTGTCTCCAGTCCTGCTGGG GCTACCTGCCCCCCACAGCTGAGCTCCCTGGACTCCGTCCTGCTTTGCCATCCTtgcccttccttcctctgcccccaTCGCCAGTCTTGGTGCCCATCAGGCCTTGCACTGGCCTGGCTCCCCACTGTGAGGTCtgggatgaggaaggaggctcagtGTGGAAAGGAGATGTGGTGGGGAGGATATAA
- the PAX4 gene encoding paired box protein Pax-4 isoform X1, with the protein MVGRQAGGVTLSQEGRPGHRWTGERGAAGLDASFSLPGISSVNQLGGLFVNGRPLPLDTRQQIVRLAVSGMRPCDISRSLKVSNGCVSKILGRYYRTGVLEPKGIGGSKPRLATPPVVARIAQLKGECPALFAWEIQRQLCAEGLCTQDKTPSVSSINRVLRALQEDQRPPWIHLRLPAGLGPIPRTPPSDSEAPRGPHPGPGHRNRTIFSPGQAEALEKEFQRGQYPDSVARGKLAAATCLPEDTVRIWFSNRRAKWRRQEKLKWEMQFPGGSRGLTVPRASPGIFSAQQSTAVLPTLESMGPSSYPLCWGTASEGCLSDTPPQACLQSCWGYLPPTAELPGLRPALPSLPFLPLPPSPVLVPIRPCTGLAPHCEVWDEEGGSVWKGDVVGRI; encoded by the exons ATGGTGGGAAGGCAGGCTGGAGGGGTAACCCTCTCCCAGGAGGGTCGTCCTGGCCACAGGTGGACTGGAGAGAGGGGAGCTGCTGGGTTGGatgcctctttctccctcccaggGATCAGTAGTGTGAACCAGCTAGGGGGGCTCTTTGTGAATGGTCGGCCCCTGCCTCTGGATACCCGGCAACAGATTGTGCGGCTAGCTGTCAGTGGGATGCGGCCCTGTGACATCTCCCGGAGCCTCAAG GTATCTAATGGCTGTGTGAGCAAGATCCTAGGCCGCTACTACCGCACAGGTGTCTTGGAGCCCAAGGGGATTGGGGGAAGCAAGCCACGCTTGGCCACGCCGCCAGTGGTGGCGCGAATCGCCCAGCTCAAGGGGGAGTGCCCGGCCCTCTTTGCCTGGGAGATCCAACGCCAGCTCTGTGCAGAGGGGCTTTGCACCCAGGACAAGACTCCCAGT GTCTCCTCCATCAACCGAGTCCTGCGGGCATTGCAGGAGGACCAGAGACCGCCCTGGATACATCTCAGGTTGCCAG CCGGTTTGGGTCCAATTCCTCGAACTCCGCCTAGTGACTCTGAGGCTCCCCGGGGTCCCCACCCAGGACCTGGCCACCGGAATCGGACGATCTTTTCCCCAGGCCAAGCTGAGGCGCTGGAGAAAG AATTCCAGCGTGGGCAGTACCCTGATTCAGTGGCCCGTGGGAAACTGGCTGCAGCCACCTGTCTGCCTGAGGACACGGTGAGG ATCTGGTTTTCCAACCGAAGGGCCAAATGGCGCCGACAAGAGAAGCTCAAATGGGAGATGCAGTTTCCAG GTGGTTCCCGGGGTCTGACTGTACCACGTGCCTCCCCAGGAATCTTCTCTGCACAG CAGTCCACGGCAGTCCTACCTACCCTGGAATCCATGGGTCCCTCCAGCTATCCACTGTGCTGGGGGACAGCATCTGAGGGGTGTCTGAGTGACACCCCACCTCAAGCCTGTCTCCAGTCCTGCTGGG GCTACCTGCCCCCCACAGCTGAGCTCCCTGGACTCCGTCCTGCTTTGCCATCCTtgcccttccttcctctgcccccaTCGCCAGTCTTGGTGCCCATCAGGCCTTGCACTGGCCTGGCTCCCCACTGTGAGGTCtgggatgaggaaggaggctcagtGTGGAAAGGAGATGTGGTGGGGAGGATATAA